In one Lolium rigidum isolate FL_2022 chromosome 3, APGP_CSIRO_Lrig_0.1, whole genome shotgun sequence genomic region, the following are encoded:
- the LOC124698577 gene encoding uncharacterized protein LOC124698577: MDKPFNDQENNDPNVQQTNEFFSAAKLKKKEVPSKNLRRKKNWLDKLFKGKRKPTKVSASKNKGAKQEKKHDGVESQVGAEKKDGSGKGANVELHHCNPIMSFTELLTTPSYGVYGEDMF, from the exons ATGGATAAGCCATTCAATGATCAAGAAAATAATGATCCAAATGTGCAACAAACAAATGAGTTTTTTAGTGCCGCAAAGCTCAAGAAAAAAGAGGTTCCGTCAAAGAATTTGAGGAGAAAGAAAAATTGGCTTGACAAGTTATTCAAGGGGAAGCGCAAGCCAACTAAAGTTTCCGCTTCCAAAAACAAAGGAGCAAAG caagaaaagaaacatgatgGTGTAGAGTCTCAAGTAGGAGCGGAGAAGAAAGATGGCAGCGGTAAAGGAGCAAATGTGGAGCTTCATCATTGTAACCCGATTATGAGTTTCACGGAACTCTTGACAACTCCCTCCTATGGTGTTTATGGTGAAGATATGTTCTAG